In Anseongella ginsenosidimutans, one genomic interval encodes:
- a CDS encoding GNAT family N-acetyltransferase, whose translation MDIVKYKPEYQPHFERLNKAWLNKYFEEEPVDKWVLSHPEAAILQDGGAILFARHEEQIIGTVALRVIQPGIAELTKMAVDEAFQGLGAGSQLCKAAIEEARALQFNRLILYSSTRLARAIGIYRKLGFKEIPAEKGAYKRCDIKMELTI comes from the coding sequence ATGGATATTGTAAAATATAAACCTGAATATCAACCCCATTTCGAACGACTGAACAAGGCCTGGCTGAATAAATACTTCGAAGAGGAACCTGTGGATAAATGGGTGCTTTCACATCCGGAAGCCGCTATTCTGCAGGATGGAGGCGCAATTTTATTTGCCAGGCATGAAGAGCAGATCATTGGTACGGTTGCACTGCGGGTCATCCAACCTGGAATAGCCGAGCTTACTAAAATGGCCGTAGATGAAGCATTCCAGGGCCTTGGGGCTGGAAGCCAGCTATGCAAGGCAGCGATTGAAGAGGCAAGGGCATTGCAATTTAACCGTCTGATCCTCTATTCAAGCACAAGGCTGGCGAGGGCCATCGGTATTTACAGGAAACTGGGCTTTAAGGAAATTCCTGCAGAAAAAGGAGCATATAAGCGCTGTGATATAAAAATGGAACTTACTATTTAA
- a CDS encoding MarR family winged helix-turn-helix transcriptional regulator produces MNVIDEAGVLAISTRLQRLSDLIRKDGLQIYKAHGINFEPKWFPVIYALHKKPVLSVVEIAAEIGYTHPSTISLLKELEKQKLIRSKRDKTDERKRLIQLTKKGKDLVGQMKPVWQLIVAAVTDLINTENNLMEAVSEVEDQLKKKSFTERALSLMEHQQE; encoded by the coding sequence ATGAATGTAATTGATGAAGCAGGGGTTTTGGCCATTTCAACCAGGCTGCAGCGTTTGAGCGATCTCATACGCAAAGACGGCTTGCAGATTTATAAAGCGCATGGAATAAATTTCGAACCTAAATGGTTCCCCGTAATTTACGCGCTGCATAAAAAGCCGGTCCTGAGCGTGGTTGAAATTGCGGCGGAAATAGGCTATACGCACCCTTCAACCATCAGCTTGCTGAAAGAGCTTGAAAAGCAGAAGCTTATCCGCTCCAAGCGCGATAAAACCGATGAGAGAAAGCGCCTGATCCAGCTGACGAAGAAGGGAAAGGACCTGGTCGGGCAAATGAAACCCGTATGGCAGCTTATTGTCGCCGCCGTAACAGATCTGATCAATACCGAAAACAATTTGATGGAGGCTGTTTCCGAAGTAGAAGACCAGTTAAAAAAGAAAAGCTTTACAGAACGGGCTCTCTCGCTAATGGAGCATCAACAAGAATAA
- a CDS encoding SDR family oxidoreductase, translating into MKIILITGASRGIGGATAILAAKAGYAVAVNYRRNRTAAEQVVSEITGKGGTAVAIQADITREEEVMKLFSETDRVFGRLDVLVNNAGILEPQMRLEEMDAARLSRIFAANITGQILCAREAVKRMSLKHGGSGGAIVNVSSIAAKTGAPGEYIDYAASKGAIDTFTVGLAKEVAEEGIRVNAVRPAFIYTDIHADGGEPGRIERIKASIPLRRGGLAGEVAEAILWLASEKSSYSTGIFINVSGGR; encoded by the coding sequence ATGAAAATAATCTTGATAACAGGCGCCAGCCGGGGCATAGGAGGGGCTACAGCAATACTTGCAGCAAAGGCAGGTTATGCAGTCGCGGTAAATTACCGCAGAAACAGGACTGCCGCTGAGCAGGTTGTTTCCGAGATCACCGGCAAAGGCGGCACAGCAGTAGCTATCCAGGCTGATATAACCCGGGAAGAAGAAGTGATGAAGCTATTTTCAGAAACTGATCGGGTATTTGGCAGGCTGGACGTGCTGGTAAATAATGCGGGTATCCTTGAGCCGCAAATGAGGCTCGAAGAGATGGACGCCGCCCGGCTGAGCAGGATATTTGCAGCAAATATCACCGGGCAAATTCTCTGCGCCAGAGAAGCAGTAAAACGAATGTCGCTGAAACACGGGGGAAGCGGAGGAGCTATCGTCAACGTTTCGTCCATTGCCGCAAAAACCGGCGCTCCCGGAGAATACATTGATTATGCGGCTTCCAAAGGCGCTATCGACACTTTTACTGTGGGGCTTGCAAAAGAAGTAGCAGAGGAGGGCATCCGGGTAAACGCGGTTCGGCCTGCATTCATTTACACCGATATCCACGCAGACGGCGGCGAGCCGGGGCGTATTGAGCGAATCAAAGCATCTATTCCGTTGAGGAGGGGCGGATTGGCCGGCGAGGTCGCTGAAGCGATCCTGTGGCTGGCTTCGGAAAAATCATCCTATTCAACCGGGATATTTATAAATGTGAGCGGAGGCCGGTAA
- a CDS encoding GNAT family N-acetyltransferase, producing MNAAMTIKALNNADCPFIVDLILPIQQVEFNVPVTLEGQPDLLDLDTYYYATGGCFWGAFIEGELIGTIALISTGHQAGALRKMFVKKEFRGKEHGIARQLLQVLLAFCKAHGINELYLGTVDMLKAAHRFYERNGFQRIEAAALPPYFPRMAADNRYYHLSLKEPDECN from the coding sequence ATGAATGCAGCGATGACCATTAAGGCCCTTAACAACGCCGATTGTCCATTCATTGTAGACCTTATATTGCCGATTCAGCAGGTGGAATTCAACGTTCCTGTTACCCTGGAAGGGCAGCCGGACCTGTTGGACCTTGACACGTATTATTATGCTACCGGAGGGTGTTTTTGGGGCGCTTTTATTGAGGGAGAACTAATCGGGACGATTGCGCTTATCTCCACCGGCCACCAGGCAGGCGCTCTTCGGAAAATGTTTGTAAAAAAGGAGTTCCGGGGAAAGGAACATGGGATTGCCCGGCAGTTGCTCCAGGTTCTCCTGGCATTTTGTAAGGCCCACGGAATTAACGAACTTTACCTGGGAACCGTGGATATGCTCAAGGCAGCCCACCGTTTTTACGAACGAAACGGTTTTCAACGGATCGAAGCGGCCGCCCTCCCGCCTTATTTTCCCAGGATGGCGGCTGACAACAGGTATTATCACCTTTCACTAAAAGAACCCGATGAATGTAATTGA
- a CDS encoding DUF1572 family protein produces the protein MESSYLKSIRKQLEYYKMLAEKAMEQLPEEKLFWQYNDESNSIAVIANHMAGNMISRFTDFLTTDGEKPWRNRDSEFENILSSREQLLTRWNQGWACVLQALDNLTEADLETIVYIRNDGHTVTEAINRQLAHSAYHVGQIVFIAKMIKDTGWKSLSVPRNRSGEYNQRKFDQEKGKRHFTDDL, from the coding sequence ATGGAAAGCAGTTATTTAAAAAGCATACGGAAGCAGCTGGAGTATTACAAGATGCTTGCTGAAAAGGCAATGGAACAGCTTCCGGAGGAAAAGTTATTCTGGCAATACAACGATGAAAGCAACAGCATTGCTGTTATTGCAAACCACATGGCGGGTAATATGATATCCCGTTTTACCGATTTCCTGACAACTGACGGAGAAAAGCCCTGGCGCAACCGGGACTCGGAATTCGAAAACATCCTTTCAAGCCGGGAGCAATTGCTAACACGGTGGAACCAAGGCTGGGCGTGCGTACTGCAAGCACTTGACAACCTCACCGAAGCCGACCTGGAAACCATCGTTTACATCCGCAACGACGGCCACACGGTAACGGAGGCCATCAACCGGCAGCTCGCCCATTCTGCTTACCACGTGGGGCAGATCGTTTTCATTGCCAAAATGATTAAAGATACCGGCTGGAAGAGCCTGTCCGTTCCCCGCAACCGCTCCGGCGAGTATAACCAGCGCAAATTCGACCAGGAAAAAG
- a CDS encoding FadR/GntR family transcriptional regulator, producing MEQIVRKRSLAEVVAEKIREQIREGRYTVDDKLPTEPELMETFGVGRSTVREAVKILAHSGFLRVKQGLGTFVKRLHASEPLENRLERADVEDLVEVRELLELKIVEKTALHRSPDHLAKMRSALTMRKDFAGKGMTKECIAADIDFHLAVAEGCGNEILLDLYRSVSRHVSKLFRKRFTNTLKFQETQELHEELLRHIQAEDPKKALAAAERIIGQI from the coding sequence ATGGAACAAATAGTCCGTAAAAGATCATTAGCAGAAGTAGTTGCCGAAAAGATCCGGGAACAAATCCGGGAAGGCAGGTATACCGTGGATGACAAACTTCCCACCGAGCCCGAATTGATGGAAACATTCGGTGTGGGCCGGTCCACCGTGCGAGAGGCGGTGAAAATCCTGGCCCATTCTGGCTTTTTACGGGTAAAACAAGGCTTGGGCACCTTCGTAAAACGTCTTCATGCCAGCGAACCCCTGGAGAACAGGCTGGAACGAGCCGATGTGGAAGACCTGGTGGAGGTGCGGGAGCTACTGGAGTTAAAGATTGTGGAAAAAACTGCCTTGCATCGCAGCCCTGATCATTTAGCAAAGATGCGATCTGCACTTACCATGAGAAAGGATTTTGCCGGCAAAGGCATGACAAAGGAATGTATAGCGGCGGATATTGACTTTCATCTCGCTGTGGCGGAAGGCTGTGGCAACGAGATCCTGCTTGATCTTTACCGTTCCGTTTCCCGCCATGTTTCAAAACTATTCCGAAAGAGATTCACGAACACGCTGAAATTCCAGGAGACCCAGGAGCTGCATGAAGAGCTGCTGCGACACATCCAGGCGGAGGACCCGAAAAAAGCCCTCGCCGCCGCGGAGCGGATCATTGGTCAGATTTAA